From the genome of Sphingobacterium kitahiroshimense, one region includes:
- a CDS encoding MFS transporter — protein sequence MQIQKNFRKEQWKMLFITMFCYLFFYTGRHNFGWAAKGMSAELGISYQQIGWISFSMLMGYAIGQLINGNLADRLSPKIMILTGGFLSIVCNLSISYANTYAVILILWTLNGYFQSMAWGSGSKLISNWWDSNERGKAFGFYTMAAGSSSVLTFFMALLLVQQEQSWRTLFRYPILFLLFALLLFLIIARSHPALKGFTLQSDSAQNDSTSKLGWKESYKLVFGNKKFLIASFAIGFQSMARYGLIFWVPIHFLGNNYKESNGNLWLTLFIPIGMAVGAVSFGYISDVLFNKNRSKSIRAGMLCSCAIALLIYIIPTPHHAFAAVLMFTAGFFVYGPQANFWTLSPDILGTKLVGTGIGVMNMFAYVFAAIGEPIFGKIIDYTGNTSNIFLVVAVICAICAIIISFVKPATANEVQM from the coding sequence ATGCAGATTCAAAAAAACTTCAGAAAAGAGCAGTGGAAGATGCTATTTATCACCATGTTCTGTTATTTATTTTTCTATACAGGTAGACATAATTTTGGCTGGGCGGCAAAAGGAATGTCAGCTGAATTAGGTATAAGTTACCAGCAAATCGGATGGATTAGCTTTTCCATGCTGATGGGGTATGCCATAGGACAATTGATTAACGGTAATCTTGCAGATCGTTTAAGTCCTAAAATCATGATCTTAACAGGCGGTTTTTTATCTATTGTCTGCAACCTGTCTATTAGTTATGCCAATACTTACGCTGTAATCCTTATTCTTTGGACGCTGAATGGTTATTTTCAATCTATGGCCTGGGGATCGGGAAGTAAATTAATCTCCAATTGGTGGGATAGCAATGAACGAGGTAAAGCTTTTGGTTTTTATACCATGGCAGCAGGGAGCTCATCTGTACTCACATTTTTCATGGCCCTACTTTTAGTACAACAAGAACAAAGCTGGCGTACACTCTTTAGGTATCCCATACTCTTTCTTCTTTTTGCCTTACTCCTATTTTTAATTATTGCAAGAAGTCATCCTGCTTTAAAAGGATTTACACTACAATCAGATAGTGCACAAAACGATTCAACCTCAAAATTAGGTTGGAAAGAGTCTTATAAGCTCGTATTCGGAAACAAAAAATTTCTGATTGCATCCTTTGCAATCGGATTTCAAAGTATGGCAAGATATGGACTTATTTTCTGGGTGCCGATCCATTTCTTAGGGAATAATTACAAGGAATCAAATGGTAATTTATGGCTAACTTTATTCATTCCTATCGGTATGGCTGTGGGAGCGGTTTCATTTGGTTATATTTCAGATGTACTATTCAACAAAAACAGAAGTAAATCGATTAGAGCCGGAATGCTCTGTAGCTGCGCAATTGCTTTGTTGATTTATATTATACCAACCCCACATCATGCATTCGCTGCTGTCTTGATGTTTACTGCTGGTTTTTTTGTGTACGGACCCCAAGCTAACTTTTGGACCTTAAGCCCAGATATCTTAGGAACCAAATTAGTAGGTACCGGTATAGGTGTTATGAATATGTTCGCTTATGTGTTTGCTGCAATCGGAGAACCCATATTTGGAAAAATTATTGATTACACTGGCAATACATCAAACATCTTCCTTGTAGTTGCTGTAATTTGTGCAATTTGTGCTATCATTATATCATTTGTAAAGCCAGCAACAGCAAATGAAGTTCAGATGTAA
- a CDS encoding polysaccharide deacetylase family protein, which produces MYKSSISIVAILAIILVFASCKNNGQSSDVQSSVSDSISSTKQWPNGAQLVISVSMQFETGGQPAGAESPFSGNPLPVGNPDLPAESWYRYGAVEGVYRMLNLWKKYDIKVTSHVVGTAAAKYPEVAQAIAADGHEIAAHGISWDDQWNKDYNEELDFVKRGVDTVEHITGQRAVGYNANWLRRSPNTLKILQELGFLYHIDDLSHDEPFLTTVNGKDFVVMPYTLRNNDIVNIAGNHWTPEMFLSQLKMEFDQLYEEGKSKRRMMSISFHDRIGGTPSVVKAMDDFITYVKDKNGVVFMRKDDIAKMVLHDPKTPRDESERKYNNQSYQN; this is translated from the coding sequence ATGTATAAATCATCAATTTCTATTGTTGCTATTTTAGCAATTATACTCGTCTTTGCTTCTTGCAAAAATAATGGGCAAAGTTCTGATGTGCAATCTTCAGTTTCTGATTCTATTTCTAGTACCAAGCAATGGCCAAATGGCGCTCAGCTGGTGATATCTGTTTCCATGCAATTTGAAACAGGGGGACAGCCGGCTGGAGCTGAAAGTCCATTTTCAGGCAATCCCTTACCGGTGGGAAATCCAGATTTACCTGCTGAAAGTTGGTATAGGTACGGGGCTGTAGAAGGCGTTTATCGCATGCTAAATCTTTGGAAAAAGTACGATATCAAAGTGACTTCTCATGTCGTTGGGACAGCCGCGGCGAAATATCCCGAAGTCGCCCAGGCAATTGCTGCAGATGGACATGAGATAGCTGCCCATGGAATTTCATGGGATGACCAATGGAATAAAGATTATAATGAAGAACTAGATTTTGTAAAAAGAGGTGTAGATACTGTGGAGCATATTACGGGACAAAGAGCCGTTGGATATAATGCAAACTGGTTACGTAGAAGTCCTAATACTTTAAAGATTTTACAAGAACTGGGGTTTCTATATCATATCGATGACTTGAGCCATGATGAACCTTTTTTAACAACCGTGAATGGAAAGGACTTTGTGGTCATGCCTTACACGCTTCGTAACAATGATATTGTCAATATAGCAGGCAATCATTGGACTCCAGAAATGTTTCTTTCGCAGTTAAAGATGGAGTTCGATCAACTGTATGAGGAGGGTAAATCAAAAAGAAGAATGATGAGTATAAGTTTTCATGATCGTATTGGGGGAACTCCATCTGTTGTAAAAGCAATGGATGATTTTATTACATATGTCAAAGATAAAAATGGGGTTGTCTTTATGCGTAAGGATGACATTGCGAAGATGGTGCTTCATGATCCTAAAACACCAAGAGATGAGTCCGAACGAAAATATAATAATCAAAGCTATCAAAACTAA
- a CDS encoding zinc-binding dehydrogenase yields MAKQGKFLVFEKPKSPLQSVSTTIPNLEEGEILVKINYATLCGSDLHTYCGLRQEPCPTILGHEIVGTIMETNSNSVLTDASGQELKEGDVITWTVFASDPETASYNAVTPQKNENLYKYGHRQITDRDSFHGGLASHIILRPHTSIRILPKELPAPIAATINCAIATSAGAIRLAGTIKGKKTLISGMGLLGLVCVAMCKEAGASEIIVTDIDDKRLALAKKFGATETLNSKETTLDELAIVKVGNGIDRFIDMSGSPDAMEAGIAQLGINGVAVFIGAVFKQRKLEIDAEQMIRRILTIKGLHNYNYEDFSTAVDFIVQNFEKYPFLDLVEKEFSLDEVNEAFDYAVINKPIRVGINMDIK; encoded by the coding sequence ATGGCTAAGCAAGGAAAATTCTTGGTTTTTGAAAAACCTAAATCTCCTCTTCAATCAGTATCGACTACGATACCAAATCTGGAAGAAGGAGAAATACTCGTCAAAATAAATTACGCTACACTTTGTGGCAGTGATCTTCATACTTATTGCGGTCTACGTCAAGAACCTTGCCCAACTATACTTGGGCATGAAATAGTGGGGACAATAATGGAGACAAATTCAAATTCAGTTTTAACAGATGCTTCCGGACAGGAACTCAAAGAAGGAGATGTTATCACCTGGACCGTATTTGCTAGTGATCCCGAAACAGCTAGTTATAATGCAGTAACGCCTCAAAAAAATGAGAATCTATACAAATATGGACACAGACAGATTACTGATCGTGACAGTTTTCATGGAGGATTAGCATCACACATTATATTAAGACCACATACTTCCATTCGTATTCTTCCAAAAGAATTACCTGCACCTATTGCAGCAACGATCAATTGTGCCATTGCTACATCAGCTGGAGCTATTCGGTTAGCTGGAACCATCAAAGGTAAAAAAACACTTATTTCCGGAATGGGTTTATTGGGTCTCGTATGTGTAGCGATGTGTAAAGAAGCAGGCGCATCCGAAATTATAGTAACAGATATTGATGACAAACGCTTAGCGCTTGCTAAAAAATTCGGCGCTACCGAAACTCTAAATTCTAAGGAAACTACGCTTGATGAATTAGCAATTGTTAAAGTAGGAAATGGGATTGATCGCTTTATTGACATGAGTGGCTCACCAGATGCTATGGAAGCAGGAATAGCACAATTGGGTATAAATGGAGTTGCCGTATTTATTGGAGCAGTGTTTAAACAGCGTAAACTTGAGATCGATGCAGAGCAAATGATCCGACGCATATTAACAATTAAAGGTTTACATAATTATAATTATGAAGATTTTTCTACAGCAGTAGATTTTATTGTACAGAATTTCGAGAAATACCCATTTCTTGATCTTGTTGAAAAAGAATTTTCTTTAGATGAAGTGAATGAAGCTTTCGACTACGCTGTAATAAACAAACCAATACGTGTCGGCATCAATATGGACATCAAATAA
- a CDS encoding L-histidine N(alpha)-methyltransferase yields MNSSLHSENQKATITKHKFQIEVLDDLKNNPKRLSSKYFYDSKGDHLFQKIMALEDYYLTKCELDIFKNQTAEIANLICADDKPFDLIELGAGDAMKSTFLLQHLVRREANFTYMPIDISGNILSVLKTNLNDAIPALNIICLKGEYFEMIEKAMTISSNRKVILFLGSNIGNMEIADAEQFCSKLKSKLNPGDNVLIGFDLKKHPKTILRAYDDPTGITAKFNLNLLLRINHELGANFNINQFEHYQTYDPLNGACKSYLISLTEQQVTLGEEQISFKKNEPIYMEISQKFSPSDIRDLANSSGFNFVSELYDSKKWFMDAIWEIK; encoded by the coding sequence ATGAATAGCAGTCTCCACAGCGAAAACCAAAAAGCAACAATAACTAAGCATAAATTCCAAATAGAGGTATTAGATGATTTAAAAAATAATCCGAAGAGATTATCCTCTAAATATTTTTATGACAGTAAAGGAGATCATCTCTTCCAAAAAATCATGGCACTGGAAGATTATTATCTTACAAAATGTGAACTTGACATCTTCAAAAATCAGACAGCTGAAATTGCTAATTTAATATGTGCAGATGACAAACCATTTGATCTGATAGAATTGGGAGCAGGCGATGCTATGAAATCCACATTTCTATTGCAACACCTTGTTCGTAGAGAAGCAAACTTTACTTACATGCCGATCGACATATCTGGTAATATCCTTTCAGTTCTAAAAACAAATCTTAACGATGCAATTCCAGCTTTAAATATCATCTGCCTCAAAGGTGAATATTTTGAGATGATCGAAAAAGCAATGACAATATCGTCAAATCGCAAAGTAATATTATTTTTAGGGAGCAATATTGGTAATATGGAAATTGCGGATGCTGAACAGTTCTGCTCCAAATTGAAGAGTAAACTAAATCCTGGAGACAATGTTTTAATAGGTTTTGATTTAAAAAAGCATCCTAAAACGATACTTCGTGCTTATGATGATCCAACAGGTATAACTGCAAAATTCAATCTTAATCTTCTCCTTCGCATTAATCATGAACTCGGGGCTAATTTCAACATAAATCAATTTGAACATTATCAAACCTACGATCCCTTAAATGGCGCATGTAAAAGTTATCTCATTAGCCTAACAGAACAGCAAGTGACACTCGGCGAGGAGCAGATCTCATTTAAAAAAAATGAACCCATTTACATGGAGATATCACAAAAATTCTCACCTTCTGACATCCGAGATCTCGCCAATAGCTCAGGTTTTAACTTTGTCAGCGAACTATACGATTCGAAAAAATGGTTTATGGATGCAATATGGGAAATCAAGTAA
- a CDS encoding AraC family transcriptional regulator, which translates to MQRFNSYYSLNVFALELDKWDFPEHKHNFYEIIFVEKGTGDHILNDARMPYEAGDVFILRPEDGHYFEIKEFTKFIFLKFNEQLFTEKLAGSKTAKWLETTQTLLQTASTINGNIVKDEVDKIHLHYLFQILLREFSNNCAYSRELLLELFGGVMMLLARAQSTVQFGLECPSNTEIDKLSQILSFTRMHALNPEKMKIDNIASQFNMSPNYISIYVKKHSGQSIQQHIIQTKIKTASQLLKNGRYNINEIALKLGFSDASHFNKIYKKYTGASPKQK; encoded by the coding sequence ATGCAAAGGTTTAATAGCTATTACTCATTAAATGTATTTGCTCTGGAGCTGGATAAATGGGATTTCCCAGAACATAAGCACAATTTTTATGAAATTATTTTCGTTGAAAAGGGAACCGGTGATCATATCCTAAATGATGCCCGTATGCCATATGAGGCCGGAGATGTTTTTATCTTAAGGCCTGAAGATGGACATTATTTTGAAATAAAAGAATTTACAAAATTCATCTTTCTAAAATTTAATGAGCAATTATTTACAGAAAAGTTGGCAGGAAGCAAAACAGCCAAATGGTTAGAAACGACCCAAACTTTACTTCAGACAGCCTCAACAATAAATGGAAACATAGTAAAAGATGAGGTTGACAAAATTCATCTCCACTATCTGTTTCAAATTCTATTGCGTGAGTTTTCAAACAATTGTGCCTATAGTAGAGAGTTGCTTCTGGAACTGTTTGGTGGTGTCATGATGCTGTTGGCCAGAGCGCAGTCTACAGTCCAATTTGGACTAGAATGCCCCTCTAATACTGAAATAGATAAATTAAGCCAAATACTGAGTTTTACCCGGATGCATGCCTTGAATCCTGAAAAGATGAAAATTGACAATATAGCATCCCAATTTAATATGTCTCCAAACTACATCAGTATCTATGTCAAAAAGCATAGTGGCCAATCCATTCAGCAACATATCATCCAGACCAAAATAAAAACAGCTAGTCAACTATTGAAAAATGGTCGGTACAACATTAATGAAATTGCGCTAAAACTTGGATTCTCCGATGCAAGTCACTTCAATAAAATTTACAAGAAATATACAGGAGCAAGCCCTAAACAAAAGTAA
- the egtB gene encoding ergothioneine biosynthesis protein EgtB — MMNTKHTITDHITDLEEQYWTIRNHSVHICAPLAIEDYVVQPIVDVSPPKWHLGHTTWFFETFLLIPYFPEYQVFDSQYNYVFNSYYETVGARVIRTDRGNLSRPSVSDIYKYRAYVDDQMQLFFKQKRHHLQDVLTLLELGLNHEQQHQELLISDIKYILGHNPLFPSYKSDPEPSKSEFVNNEMITFPAGIYEIGFEGKGFCFDNELGRHQVYLQEFEIATQVVSNGEYLEFIENGGYQDFRHWHAEGWDWVKENDTHAPLYWHKIDNQWMHYTLSGLKILDLNEALNHINYFEATAYANWKGMRLPTEAEWEIAADNMHWGDRWEWTGSAYLPYPGFKKEAGAVGEYNGKFMVNQMVLRGASEATSKGHSRKTYRNFFHTQHQWQFTGIRLAR; from the coding sequence ATGATGAATACAAAACATACAATAACCGATCACATTACAGATTTAGAAGAACAATATTGGACTATTCGAAATCACTCTGTACATATATGCGCACCTTTAGCCATTGAAGATTATGTTGTGCAGCCAATAGTAGATGTCAGTCCTCCAAAGTGGCACTTAGGGCATACAACTTGGTTTTTTGAAACATTTTTATTGATCCCTTACTTTCCTGAATATCAAGTTTTCGACTCACAGTATAATTATGTCTTTAACAGTTATTATGAAACTGTAGGCGCGCGGGTCATCCGAACCGATCGTGGAAATTTAAGCCGTCCATCCGTATCTGATATTTACAAGTATAGAGCTTACGTAGATGATCAAATGCAGTTATTTTTTAAGCAGAAACGACATCACTTACAAGACGTATTAACTTTGCTCGAACTGGGACTTAACCATGAACAGCAACATCAGGAATTACTGATTTCAGATATTAAATATATTTTGGGACACAATCCACTTTTCCCATCCTACAAAAGCGATCCAGAACCTTCAAAATCCGAATTCGTAAATAACGAAATGATTACCTTTCCAGCCGGAATATACGAAATCGGATTCGAAGGAAAGGGATTCTGTTTCGATAATGAACTTGGGAGACATCAAGTCTATTTACAAGAATTCGAAATTGCTACACAAGTTGTCAGCAACGGGGAATACTTAGAATTTATAGAAAACGGAGGGTATCAAGACTTTCGCCATTGGCATGCTGAAGGTTGGGACTGGGTAAAAGAAAATGATACTCATGCACCACTATATTGGCATAAAATTGACAATCAATGGATGCACTATACATTATCAGGTCTAAAAATATTGGATCTCAATGAAGCACTCAATCATATCAACTATTTTGAAGCGACTGCTTATGCAAATTGGAAAGGAATGCGTTTACCAACAGAGGCAGAATGGGAAATCGCGGCTGATAACATGCATTGGGGCGACCGATGGGAATGGACCGGAAGCGCCTATCTGCCTTATCCAGGTTTTAAAAAAGAAGCAGGTGCGGTAGGCGAATATAATGGAAAGTTCATGGTCAATCAAATGGTTTTACGAGGTGCTTCGGAAGCTACGTCAAAAGGACATAGTAGAAAGACATATCGAAATTTCTTTCATACACAGCACCAATGGCAATTTACGGGTATTCGACTAGCACGATGA
- a CDS encoding metallophosphoesterase family protein, with product MINRKSFLKIGGLSLSGLLVNKSIAAPIVESIETNSIKNRGVKFGVISDLHYDLMHDSDRRAQLFIDAMVKQQPDFIIQLGDFCVPKPQNKPLLDIWKKFSGEKHYVLGNHDTDGGFSKEQALAFWGATNPYYSFDKNGFHFVVLDGNEKSETKKIDGYPRSITKKQLNWLKKDLQNTSLRTVIFCHQGLENTLGGLDNGMEVRYLFEQINQEAGFNKVVLVLTGHHHMNYHNEINGIHYVQINSSSYYWAGEDFKSTAFSDDFYKKHGILRYTLVYEDPIWAVIDLDNKKNIRIQGTKTKMAGVPLSDAGIDVYKDVYPITSEIDSRKLKY from the coding sequence ATGATAAACAGAAAATCATTCTTAAAAATTGGGGGGCTAAGTCTATCAGGACTCCTTGTAAATAAATCTATAGCAGCTCCAATAGTTGAAAGTATTGAAACAAATAGCATTAAAAATCGTGGAGTAAAATTTGGAGTCATATCAGATCTTCATTATGATCTCATGCATGATAGTGACCGAAGAGCACAATTATTTATTGATGCTATGGTCAAACAACAGCCCGATTTCATCATTCAATTAGGTGATTTTTGTGTTCCGAAACCTCAGAATAAACCCTTATTAGATATTTGGAAAAAATTCAGTGGTGAAAAGCATTACGTTTTAGGTAATCACGATACTGATGGTGGTTTCTCCAAAGAACAGGCGCTGGCATTTTGGGGTGCGACAAATCCTTATTATTCATTTGACAAGAATGGTTTTCATTTTGTCGTATTAGATGGCAATGAAAAAAGTGAAACGAAGAAAATAGATGGCTATCCCCGTTCTATTACAAAAAAGCAACTTAACTGGCTAAAAAAAGACCTTCAAAACACATCCTTACGTACCGTTATTTTCTGTCATCAAGGGCTTGAAAATACATTAGGCGGGTTAGATAATGGCATGGAGGTCCGTTATCTATTCGAACAGATCAACCAAGAGGCAGGCTTTAACAAAGTAGTACTCGTGTTAACAGGTCACCATCATATGAATTATCACAATGAGATCAATGGGATCCATTACGTTCAGATTAACAGTTCATCATACTATTGGGCGGGAGAAGACTTTAAAAGTACGGCGTTCTCAGATGATTTTTACAAAAAACACGGCATCCTTCGCTACACACTCGTATATGAAGATCCAATTTGGGCAGTAATTGACCTAGACAATAAAAAGAATATTCGTATTCAAGGTACGAAAACCAAAATGGCTGGAGTACCATTAAGCGATGCAGGAATTGATGTTTACAAAGATGTATATCCGATTACTTCCGAAATTGACTCGCGAAAATTGAAGTATTGA
- a CDS encoding PepSY-associated TM helix domain-containing protein, whose amino-acid sequence MIKAGLLWLHKWLGLFTGLVVFIVSLSGCFYVFYDELKLIVYPQKYYTQDSVGENSKLLPLTQLIDIAQNALPKGEKISRTDLYLSPDRTWIFRALKTDEHAFGNNQYYIYHKRVFINPYSGKVQAVENSKTEFFQIVLQLHMNLLLGAMVGHWLVGISVIIFIIILITGIVLWWPKKWTIKKLKRQLWFDFKVKWKRLNYDLHQILGLYSVIFALLIACTGIAFTFPAFKTFYVKSLNGFDSTKEIEQQEKFEYVPQNQSKILDNALNFTISKHPNADMMSIRLRKSPTDPQDIQVRFIKDRTGEFIWYYFNRGNGQIEKIKQSENAPIGDKIGAMNYDLHVGNYGGIATKVLHFFIALICASLPITGTIIWLNKKKKKTKKRIK is encoded by the coding sequence ATGATTAAGGCAGGTTTATTATGGCTACATAAATGGCTAGGTCTCTTTACAGGCCTAGTTGTTTTTATTGTTAGTTTATCGGGTTGCTTTTATGTTTTCTATGATGAGCTTAAACTAATAGTCTATCCTCAAAAATACTATACTCAAGATTCAGTTGGAGAAAATAGTAAGTTACTCCCACTAACACAGCTGATTGATATTGCTCAAAACGCTTTACCTAAAGGTGAAAAAATAAGTAGAACAGATCTGTACCTCTCTCCAGATAGAACTTGGATATTTCGTGCGCTAAAAACGGATGAACATGCTTTTGGTAATAATCAATATTATATTTACCATAAACGCGTATTTATTAATCCTTATTCGGGTAAAGTACAAGCGGTAGAAAACTCCAAAACAGAATTTTTTCAGATCGTCTTACAACTTCATATGAACTTACTATTGGGCGCCATGGTAGGCCATTGGTTAGTAGGAATTTCGGTCATCATATTCATAATAATTTTAATAACAGGTATCGTCTTATGGTGGCCTAAAAAATGGACTATCAAAAAATTAAAAAGACAGCTTTGGTTTGATTTTAAAGTTAAATGGAAACGATTAAACTATGACCTGCATCAAATCTTAGGACTTTATAGTGTCATTTTCGCCCTATTAATTGCATGTACAGGTATTGCATTTACATTTCCCGCATTTAAAACTTTTTATGTAAAATCGCTCAATGGTTTCGATAGCACAAAAGAAATTGAACAACAGGAAAAGTTCGAATATGTACCACAGAATCAGTCTAAAATATTAGATAATGCGCTCAATTTCACCATATCAAAACACCCAAATGCAGATATGATGTCGATTCGTTTACGTAAATCTCCAACAGATCCACAAGATATTCAGGTGCGGTTCATTAAAGATCGTACCGGCGAATTTATTTGGTATTATTTTAACAGAGGAAATGGTCAGATTGAAAAAATAAAACAATCGGAAAATGCTCCCATAGGTGATAAAATTGGCGCGATGAACTATGACCTTCATGTGGGTAATTATGGAGGTATAGCCACTAAAGTTTTACATTTTTTCATCGCTTTAATATGCGCATCACTTCCTATTACAGGAACAATCATTTGGTTAAACAAGAAGAAAAAGAAAACCAAAAAAAGAATTAAATAA
- a CDS encoding TonB-dependent receptor, with protein MTIKVKTEKDLPIAGATVRLNQQLLGSTDTAGVLITTNEKIANQKISVSAIGFKEKTLSLSNKPSNNLISITLLESTNVLDEIVVTAGRKPESISTIPSSITILNQQDIQAQTNITNNLATVLGNAIPGLGTSTNKATNSGQTLRGRAVLVLIDGIPQSTPLMNGARDLRTIDPSVIERIEVIKGATSIYGNGSGGGIINYITKKNKDGKKISGQTILGTSINPFDPKETLGYKLSQQLSGQVNKWSYTVSGSADYTGLQRDSDGLPLGQTDGFSNSYQYNGFIKIGYQIDSSSTLTGFYNYYGSTQRAKYISKNGIYGQSPTIGVRGEEPGKPAGTPYNHNAMLTYSKSNLFHSTQLDVTAYLNSFSSMNRYVASGTAWYGPGQTMINSEKKGLRLNLNTPFQLFSIPTEVTYGLDLLKDVTYQDLTDGRVYIPKMNMVNFAPYAQVKADLIENLIFKAGLRYENATVKVNDYNTIATGPNGEGSIVVSGGNIPYKATMFNAGLRYTKYDYFNPFVSFSQAFAINELGRILRRAKENTIGNLETDPIITNNYEAGFSSRFSIFNISASYYISTSDLGVNLVDVGGFLMPQREPEEVKGYEVTLDAQLSQKLSVGGSYAYVEGKAKMDDGSKIYLNGSRIAPPKATGFLSYKPNQQLNLQLFWIHTGARDRFALNDKGKYNNSEGPISNVDLFNLSGNYNLNKNWKIGFGIENIFNTSYYPTVSQYRALDAEYVKGSGTVTSLNLHYQF; from the coding sequence ATGACTATAAAAGTCAAAACAGAAAAAGATCTTCCAATTGCTGGAGCGACGGTACGTTTAAATCAACAACTATTAGGAAGTACAGATACAGCTGGTGTGTTGATCACAACAAATGAAAAAATAGCAAATCAAAAAATATCAGTCTCCGCGATAGGATTTAAAGAAAAAACCCTCAGCTTATCAAATAAACCCAGCAATAATTTAATCAGCATCACTTTATTGGAAAGTACAAATGTATTGGATGAAATCGTTGTTACGGCCGGAAGAAAGCCAGAAAGTATTTCAACGATACCATCCTCTATCACAATCTTGAATCAACAAGATATACAAGCACAAACCAACATTACGAACAATTTAGCTACGGTACTTGGTAATGCAATTCCGGGTTTGGGTACCTCGACCAATAAAGCTACAAATTCTGGACAGACCCTTCGTGGACGTGCCGTACTTGTTTTGATAGATGGAATCCCGCAATCAACACCGCTTATGAATGGAGCACGTGACCTACGCACCATCGACCCTAGTGTGATTGAACGTATTGAAGTAATAAAAGGTGCTACTTCAATCTACGGAAATGGTTCAGGTGGAGGTATTATCAATTACATTACCAAGAAAAACAAAGACGGAAAAAAGATTAGTGGTCAGACCATTTTGGGAACATCAATAAATCCATTTGACCCTAAGGAAACCTTAGGTTACAAACTTTCACAACAGCTTTCAGGACAGGTAAATAAATGGAGTTACACCGTTTCGGGTTCGGCAGACTACACCGGTTTACAAAGAGATTCCGATGGTTTACCTCTTGGACAAACTGATGGTTTTTCCAATTCCTATCAGTACAATGGCTTTATTAAAATAGGTTATCAAATTGATTCAAGCAGTACATTGACTGGATTTTATAACTATTATGGAAGTACACAACGTGCCAAATATATCAGTAAAAACGGCATCTATGGTCAGTCGCCTACAATTGGAGTTAGAGGAGAAGAACCAGGCAAACCCGCAGGTACACCTTACAATCACAATGCGATGTTAACCTATTCAAAAAGTAATCTTTTTCATTCAACCCAATTGGATGTAACAGCTTATTTAAATTCCTTCAGTTCAATGAACAGATACGTTGCTAGTGGAACGGCTTGGTATGGTCCTGGACAAACCATGATCAACTCTGAGAAAAAAGGATTGCGCTTAAATCTGAATACTCCATTTCAGCTTTTTTCTATTCCAACTGAAGTAACTTACGGTTTAGATTTATTAAAAGATGTAACCTATCAAGATTTAACAGATGGACGTGTATACATACCAAAAATGAATATGGTTAATTTTGCCCCCTATGCGCAAGTAAAAGCCGACCTCATTGAAAATTTGATCTTTAAAGCTGGGCTTCGTTATGAAAATGCAACCGTTAAAGTCAACGATTACAATACCATAGCTACTGGTCCGAATGGAGAAGGAAGTATAGTGGTAAGCGGAGGAAATATTCCATATAAAGCGACAATGTTCAATGCAGGATTACGCTATACTAAATACGATTATTTCAACCCTTTCGTTAGTTTTTCGCAAGCATTTGCGATCAATGAATTAGGTCGTATTTTACGCCGTGCTAAAGAAAATACAATCGGTAATTTAGAAACAGACCCGATCATTACCAATAACTATGAAGCTGGTTTTTCAAGCCGTTTCAGTATCTTCAATATTTCAGCCTCTTACTACATCAGTACTTCGGATCTAGGTGTTAATTTAGTAGATGTTGGTGGTTTTTTAATGCCTCAGCGTGAACCTGAAGAAGTAAAAGGATATGAAGTTACTCTTGATGCGCAACTGAGTCAAAAATTGAGCGTCGGTGGAAGCTATGCATATGTAGAAGGAAAAGCAAAAATGGATGATGGTAGCAAAATTTATCTTAATGGATCTCGGATTGCACCACCTAAAGCAACAGGTTTTTTAAGTTATAAACCAAACCAACAGTTAAATCTGCAATTGTTTTGGATACACACTGGAGCTAGAGATCGATTTGCGCTCAATGACAAAGGAAAATATAACAATAGTGAAGGCCCAATCAGTAATGTCGACCTCTTCAATTTATCAGGTAACTACAATCTGAATAAAAATTGGAAAATAGGCTTCGGAATAGAAAATATATTCAACACATCCTACTACCCTACAGTTAGTCAATACCGTGCATTGGATGCCGAATACGTCAAAGGTAGTGGTACAGTCACTTCATTAAACCTTCATTATCAATTTTAA